The genomic DNA TACCTTTTCCCGAGTGAAGTTGATCCCCTGTTGCACTCAAAACGCTTTCAGGCCCTGATTATTGAATATGATCCCCGGTATGTCCCCTTCACTTCTGTCGTCACCAAGGGGGAACTCAGGGACGGGGCCATCTATGTGAGACAAGGCACGAAAACCATCGAAGCAGGGAATGAACATCTTGTAGATATCATCATGAAGAAGGTTCACTTGAACGGCTTTGAAAGGAGCATGAAATCCCTTGAAGAGCACCTCACGGATTTACGGACGTTGCTCAGGGAGTTCCACTCTTCCCAGGATGATCTATATCGACATTATGTGGGGGAATGGATCACGAGAAAAAAACAGAAAATCGAAAAGGTACTCGGTCTCGATACCTTTCCATAACAAAAAAATGCCCCGGTACGTCACCGGGGCATCATGATGATCAATTCTTCTTATTGAGCTGTTCCACTGCTTTTTTGAACTGTGGATCGTTCTTCTGCAGTTTTTCCCTCAAGCTATCCATCAGCTGAATGATTGTATCGGAATCAAGCTTTCCGGTGACCTTCAGCTTTTTGCTTTCCTGGAACTTCTCCACTGCCTTCGTTGTGTCTTCGTCGTAATAGCCATCAACGTTACCAGGGTTGAAGTCAAGGGCATTCAGCATCTGTTCTGCTGTCTTCACCTGATCGGAAAGGTCTGATTCCTTCAGTTCCTTGTCAGGATTCAAGTATGGCAATTCAGCATAATCCGGCATCTTCACTTCCACGGTCGGCTTGATTCCCTTCTCATGGATCCAGTTGCCATCCGGGGTCAGCCACTTGGCAGTCGTGAATTTCATGTTGGATCCGTCCTTGAACTCTTCAGCCGTCTGTACGGTTCCTTTCCCGAACGTCTTCGTTCCGATCAACGGGATGTCATTGGATTCACTTACGGCAGCCGCAAGGATCTCGGCCGCACTGGCACTGCCCCCATCGATGAGGACGGCTGTAGGGATATCGATTTTATCTCCGCCCTCAGCAACGTATTTCTCGACTTTGCCGTTACTGTCCTCCACCTGGAACATCACTTCCCCTTCAGGTACGAAGAGGTTTGAGATCTTGATGGCCTGGTCCAAAAGCCCACCTGGGTTCTGCCTTAGGTCGAGGACCACCTTTTTCATGCCCTTATCGTTCATTTCATTCAATGCCTCTGTCAGT from Rossellomorea marisflavi includes the following:
- a CDS encoding S41 family peptidase, which encodes MKVVEALEQDKTDQSPQQESNVIKMKKFKFVMLIFILVFATAGITTFALAFGDEKAVNVGVTDRSEFTKLYDAYDKLNENYYKDLDKDTLIDGAINGMIESVGDPYSDYMDKDEAKKFDESISSSFEGIGAEIQEKDGYIAIVSPIKGSPAESAGLKPNDKILKVDDKSIQGMSVSEAVLLIRGEKGSKVTLTVQRPGQDKSMEVTITRDEIPIETVYAEMEGDGVAKIQITSFSEHTYKELTEALNEMNDKGMKKVVLDLRQNPGGLLDQAIKISNLFVPEGEVMFQVEDSNGKVEKYVAEGGDKIDIPTAVLIDGGSASAAEILAAAVSESNDIPLIGTKTFGKGTVQTAEEFKDGSNMKFTTAKWLTPDGNWIHEKGIKPTVEVKMPDYAELPYLNPDKELKESDLSDQVKTAEQMLNALDFNPGNVDGYYDEDTTKAVEKFQESKKLKVTGKLDSDTIIQLMDSLREKLQKNDPQFKKAVEQLNKKN
- a CDS encoding AlbA family DNA-binding domain-containing protein, giving the protein MFHDKIVPQTLKEFLISPSRENLKELLLNNTGESDYVDFKSSWVEWTKLAKHILAISNSGGGCLILGVRQEDDGSLTLRGLADEDFYDKADVDNKLQHLLPSYLTYRTEDYLFPSEVDPLLHSKRFQALIIEYDPRYVPFTSVVTKGELRDGAIYVRQGTKTIEAGNEHLVDIIMKKVHLNGFERSMKSLEEHLTDLRTLLREFHSSQDDLYRHYVGEWITRKKQKIEKVLGLDTFP